A window of Phycisphaerae bacterium genomic DNA:
GGACCTGCTCAAGACGCCCAAGCCGGGTGCCAGTCGTCCCGCCCAGCGGGGCCTCGAAGCCCTGCCATCCATCCTCCGCGAGCGAACTGGGCCACCGGCGAGCAGGCCCAGCCAGCCGGAGGTGCGTCGTTCCACCACCGGCAGCACCGCCCAACGCGGCGGCCCATCAACTCAGCCGGCGATTTCCAGGCAACCCGCAACGCCGCAAACGAAACCGGCCGTTCAGCCATTTCGAGGTATCTTCAGACGAGAACGACGATGACCGCGACGCCCGGCAGGACAACCCAGCCGCCCGTACCTCCTCCACAGAAGATCAGGTACGACCTCCTTGAACAGGCGACGTCCCTCGCCCGGTACCATGGCCGGATGTGGCGAATCGGCGCCGCTCTGCTGTGGAACCACAACGTGACCGCCATGAGCGCGGCGCTCTCCTTCCGGACCATCTTCGCCATGGTCCCCGTCCTGGTGCTGGCTTTCCTCGTTCTGAAGTCCGTCGGCGTGCTGGAGGATAGCAAGCAGGGCCTTCGAAGCGTCCTGCAGGCGTCAGGCTTCGGCCAGATCGCACTCACTCAGCCAATCGACATCGCCCCGACAAGTCCCTCCGACACCGGCTCCCCATCCGGTGAACAGGTGCTCAATCTGGCCGACGAGATCGAACGCCTCGTGGAGAACGTCGAGGGGAAACTCACCGTGGGCCGGCTCGGTCCCGTCGGAATCGTGCTGCTGATCTACACGGCCACCACTTTGCTCACTTCGATGGAACGCTCGCTAAACAGGATCTTCGGCATATCACGCAGCAGGTCTCTCGCCAGGCGCGTTCCTCTCTACTGGTCGGTCATGACCCTGGGCCCCGTGCTCGTCGTGGCAGCCTCCTACCTGGGTCAGCGGACCACAAAGGCACTGGAACAAGTCAGCGGTGTCTCGTGGCTCCTCGCAGCTTGCGGATACTGGGCTGCCCCTGTCGCTGGGTACTTGCTTCTCTTCCTTGGACTCTACAAGCTCCTGCCCAACGCCAATGTCTCGTGGCGTGCCGCGCTCGGCGGCGCCCTGTTTGCCGCACCGGTCTGGCTGGTCGCCAAATGGCTATTCGCCCTCTACGTGCGCGAGATCGTCGCAACCGGGAACCTCTATGGAGCACTGGGCTTGGTGCCGATCTTCCTCCTCTGGCTTAACCTTTCCTGGCTCATCTTCATGTATGGTGCCGAACTGGCCTACGTGGCAGGAAACCTGGCGAACCTGCAAGGTCCTGATCATGCAGAGCCTGCATCCCTGAGACCTCATGATCTTCTCGCCGCGGCGCTGGCCGTCGCGCGACCGTATGAGGCCGGCGGGGGAGCAGTATCGCTGGATGAGGTTCGGGGCAGGCTCAGACTCACAGATCAGTCCGCCCGGCAGCTCTTGGAGCAGCTGGGCTCCGTCGGGGCCGTATGCCCAGTGGCAGGCGACGGACCTCCGATGTACGTGCTCGCGCGTCCGGCTAACAGGATTCCCGTTCTCGAAGTCCTCGGAGTCCTGCGACCGGAACGGGACTTCGAACCCGGACGCTACGATCCCGAGATCGGCGCGACCATCAGACGCTTTCAGCAGCGATCACAGACCGCCCTGGGCGATCTGACCGTCGGCGACCTGATCCGGGCGGGAACATAGCACCCACGGCCGTGTGTCGCAGCATAATCC
This region includes:
- a CDS encoding YihY/virulence factor BrkB family protein, with amino-acid sequence MTATPGRTTQPPVPPPQKIRYDLLEQATSLARYHGRMWRIGAALLWNHNVTAMSAALSFRTIFAMVPVLVLAFLVLKSVGVLEDSKQGLRSVLQASGFGQIALTQPIDIAPTSPSDTGSPSGEQVLNLADEIERLVENVEGKLTVGRLGPVGIVLLIYTATTLLTSMERSLNRIFGISRSRSLARRVPLYWSVMTLGPVLVVAASYLGQRTTKALEQVSGVSWLLAACGYWAAPVAGYLLLFLGLYKLLPNANVSWRAALGGALFAAPVWLVAKWLFALYVREIVATGNLYGALGLVPIFLLWLNLSWLIFMYGAELAYVAGNLANLQGPDHAEPASLRPHDLLAAALAVARPYEAGGGAVSLDEVRGRLRLTDQSARQLLEQLGSVGAVCPVAGDGPPMYVLARPANRIPVLEVLGVLRPERDFEPGRYDPEIGATIRRFQQRSQTALGDLTVGDLIRAGT